In Litorilinea aerophila, the following proteins share a genomic window:
- a CDS encoding substrate-binding domain-containing protein: MFRKPMSRRRFLHGMAATGLGALGAQVLAACAAPAPNTTEAPGATDSTSAPAAAAVTLRVQAAAGGGAQMATEFAKRYQEDTGIQVVIEETIYGEIETKTQTGFISGTLQDVVYGHHRWLFINYLKGIYLELDDLWASDPLPDFEDIYPSVLEGNAFEGKNFSIPVHVHPGGNIAVNYNKTMLEEKGLPEPQPGWTFDDWTELARSAADPEAGIFGLGFEGMNSFHYYSNTSRSFGAPDSRDGWVMDEEGTRLTYYTPLHGQIAAWYLDLLESKVAPRQADYIEGNANNIFLAGKSATYASNAGVVANNVRLIEDKFELGVILLPVGPEGRQGTCYSGNQFMINSASKYPEEAYGLLKYYSSIDAGVYQVVTGIRMPNGHKSAWTHPDVNKVSTIYGICDSILSAGIEPFPMPKNTRFTEANDIFRNEIDLIWEGEVSWEEHAPVIQEKVQAVLDLDRPT; encoded by the coding sequence ATGTTTCGAAAACCGATGTCCCGCAGGCGATTTCTCCACGGAATGGCCGCCACCGGCCTGGGGGCCCTGGGCGCCCAGGTGCTGGCTGCCTGTGCCGCGCCGGCGCCCAACACCACGGAAGCCCCGGGCGCCACCGATTCCACCTCGGCACCGGCGGCGGCTGCGGTCACCCTGCGGGTGCAGGCCGCGGCCGGCGGCGGCGCCCAGATGGCCACCGAGTTTGCCAAGCGCTACCAGGAAGACACCGGCATTCAGGTGGTCATCGAGGAGACCATCTACGGCGAGATCGAGACCAAAACCCAGACAGGCTTTATTTCAGGCACCCTGCAAGATGTGGTCTACGGCCATCATCGCTGGCTTTTCATCAATTATTTGAAGGGCATCTACCTGGAATTGGACGACCTCTGGGCCTCGGATCCCCTGCCTGACTTCGAGGACATCTACCCCAGCGTCCTGGAGGGCAACGCCTTCGAGGGCAAGAACTTCAGCATCCCGGTGCACGTCCACCCCGGCGGGAACATCGCCGTCAACTACAACAAGACCATGCTGGAAGAAAAAGGCCTGCCGGAACCTCAGCCAGGCTGGACCTTTGACGACTGGACGGAGCTGGCCCGGTCCGCCGCCGACCCGGAGGCGGGGATCTTCGGCCTGGGCTTTGAAGGGATGAACTCCTTCCACTACTACAGCAACACCTCCCGCAGTTTTGGCGCACCGGACTCCCGGGATGGCTGGGTGATGGATGAAGAGGGGACGCGCCTGACCTACTATACGCCCCTCCACGGCCAGATTGCCGCCTGGTATCTGGACTTGCTGGAGAGCAAGGTCGCGCCCCGCCAGGCCGACTACATCGAGGGCAACGCCAACAACATCTTCCTGGCCGGCAAGTCTGCTACCTATGCCAGCAACGCCGGCGTGGTGGCCAACAACGTCCGCCTCATCGAGGACAAGTTCGAACTGGGCGTCATCCTCTTGCCCGTTGGCCCCGAAGGCCGCCAGGGCACCTGCTATTCGGGCAACCAGTTCATGATCAACTCGGCCAGCAAGTACCCCGAAGAAGCCTACGGCCTGCTCAAATACTACAGCTCCATCGACGCCGGCGTCTACCAGGTGGTGACCGGTATCCGCATGCCCAACGGCCACAAGTCTGCCTGGACCCATCCCGATGTCAACAAGGTCAGCACCATCTACGGCATCTGCGATTCCATCCTCAGCGCCGGCATCGAGCCCTTCCCCATGCCCAAGAACACCCGCTTCACCGAGGCCAACGACATCTTCCGCAACGAGATCGACCTGATCTGGGAAGGGGAGGTCTCGTGGGAAGAGCACGCGCCGGTGATTCAGGAGAAGGTCCAGGCTGTCCTGGACCTGGATCGTCCCACCTGA
- a CDS encoding acetylxylan esterase produces MSAMDRARPGDPATYGTRVVKPADFDAFWEEVLAQAARIPLNPIMKPVPLRSTPEVEVFEVYYDSLDGVRVAGWYCLPRERTEPLPAMVYYPGYISEPTLPKAQARQGYATFGAAPRGKLRSNRQYNPGYPGLLTHNIIDRHTYAYRGFYVDAWRVIDFLLSRPEVDPARIGVQGGSQGGALTLLTAAMRPEVRAAAAQAPYLAGMIDAIELTHSYPYEEINEYLRLHPEHRPAVEETLAYFDCINFVDRIRCPIIVNIGLNDNVCPPETGFAVFEAIGSPDKKLYTYPGHGHDANRYEHDAIVAEFFRHHLMGA; encoded by the coding sequence ATGAGTGCCATGGACAGGGCTCGCCCCGGAGACCCCGCCACCTACGGTACCCGGGTGGTCAAACCCGCCGACTTTGACGCCTTTTGGGAAGAGGTGTTGGCCCAGGCGGCCCGGATTCCCCTGAACCCCATCATGAAGCCGGTGCCCCTGCGCTCCACGCCCGAGGTGGAGGTCTTTGAGGTCTACTACGACAGCCTGGATGGGGTGCGGGTGGCGGGCTGGTATTGCCTGCCCCGGGAGCGCACGGAACCCCTGCCGGCCATGGTCTACTATCCGGGCTACATCAGCGAGCCCACCCTGCCCAAGGCCCAGGCCCGCCAGGGGTACGCCACCTTCGGCGCCGCGCCCCGGGGCAAGCTGCGCAGCAACCGCCAGTACAACCCCGGCTACCCCGGCCTGCTCACCCACAACATCATCGACCGCCACACTTACGCCTACCGGGGCTTCTACGTGGACGCCTGGCGGGTGATCGACTTTCTCCTCAGTCGCCCGGAAGTGGATCCGGCCCGGATCGGCGTGCAGGGGGGCAGCCAGGGCGGCGCGCTGACCCTGCTCACCGCAGCCATGCGCCCGGAGGTGCGGGCCGCGGCGGCCCAGGCCCCCTACCTGGCCGGCATGATCGATGCCATCGAACTCACCCACTCCTACCCCTACGAGGAGATCAACGAATATCTGCGCCTGCATCCAGAGCATCGCCCGGCGGTGGAGGAGACCCTGGCTTACTTCGACTGCATCAACTTTGTGGATCGGATCCGTTGTCCCATCATCGTCAACATCGGCCTCAACGACAACGTCTGCCCGCCGGAGACCGGTTTCGCCGTCTTCGAAGCCATCGGCTCGCCCGACAAAAAACTGTACACCTACCCCGGGCACGGCCACGACGCCAACCGCTATGAACACGACGCCATCGTGGCCGAGTTTTTCCGGCACCATTTGATGGGCGCCTGA
- a CDS encoding acetylxylan esterase, which translates to MTISIPPAPADFDRYWAATLDELAALPIAAELTPIPMRSTDFATLYELRLTSIGPYRIFSYYSVPKGDGPFPVLYHAPGYGSVVHIAAYEERQRYVTVALRHRGQRLSDQPFAAAYPGLLTTGITDPSTYVYRGIVADCCRVIDFLLQRPEVDADRIAVVGDDLALFTAALRPQVDALYFAPTLFYAASQLAPQTGSYPLEEFNDYVRSYPEQAGEVWRTLSYFEPTHFAPKVAADTVLVTGNERDALSPAVLAPLIQAFARPPELYTTAHSGYRDGVHQASWLAQRYGFGEPLLPPHWQ; encoded by the coding sequence ATGACGATTTCCATCCCACCGGCACCCGCCGATTTCGACCGCTATTGGGCGGCCACCCTGGATGAGCTGGCCGCCCTGCCCATCGCCGCGGAGCTGACGCCCATCCCCATGCGCAGCACCGACTTTGCCACCCTGTACGAGCTGCGTCTCACCAGCATCGGGCCGTACCGCATCTTCTCCTACTACAGCGTACCCAAGGGCGATGGCCCCTTTCCCGTCCTCTACCACGCACCGGGCTACGGCAGCGTGGTGCACATCGCCGCCTACGAAGAGCGGCAGCGCTACGTCACCGTGGCCCTGCGCCACCGGGGCCAGCGCCTCTCGGACCAGCCCTTTGCCGCCGCCTACCCCGGCCTGCTCACCACCGGCATCACCGATCCATCCACCTATGTCTACCGGGGCATTGTGGCCGACTGCTGCCGGGTGATCGACTTCCTGCTGCAGCGGCCGGAGGTGGATGCCGACCGTATCGCGGTGGTGGGGGACGACCTGGCCCTCTTTACCGCCGCCCTGCGTCCCCAGGTGGATGCCCTCTACTTCGCGCCCACCCTCTTCTACGCGGCCAGCCAACTGGCGCCCCAGACGGGCAGTTATCCGCTGGAAGAGTTCAACGACTACGTCCGGAGCTATCCAGAACAGGCGGGAGAGGTCTGGCGCACCCTCTCCTACTTCGAGCCCACCCACTTCGCGCCCAAGGTGGCTGCGGACACGGTGTTGGTCACCGGCAACGAGCGGGATGCCCTGTCGCCGGCCGTATTGGCGCCGCTGATCCAGGCCTTTGCCCGCCCCCCCGAGCTGTACACCACCGCCCATTCAGGCTATCGGGACGGCGTGCACCAGGCCAGCTGGCTGGCGCAGCGCTACGGCTTCGGCGAGCCGTTGCTGCCGCCCCACTGGCAGTAG
- a CDS encoding pyridoxamine 5'-phosphate oxidase family protein, which produces MLNTNYQPPQKTGKLTPAERDEFLRHPWNARLATVTPQNTPYVVPVWYHYDPEEGCFYVVGRERSQYVAHIRHNPAVALHIADDFHLEHTRVLVEGQAQIVEGPTAPAESPTLQQLVDDMALRYMGEPGPGYARLTASRPRYLIRIVPQRWQSWTGGEWAAHYYR; this is translated from the coding sequence GTGCTCAATACAAACTACCAACCGCCCCAGAAGACCGGCAAGCTAACCCCGGCGGAACGGGATGAATTCCTGCGGCACCCGTGGAATGCACGCCTGGCCACGGTGACACCCCAGAACACGCCCTATGTGGTACCCGTCTGGTATCACTACGATCCGGAAGAGGGCTGTTTCTACGTGGTCGGCCGGGAGCGTTCCCAGTATGTGGCCCACATCCGGCACAACCCGGCCGTGGCCCTCCACATCGCCGACGACTTCCACCTGGAGCACACCCGGGTCCTGGTAGAAGGGCAGGCCCAGATCGTGGAAGGCCCCACGGCACCGGCGGAGAGCCCTACACTGCAACAGTTGGTGGACGACATGGCTCTGCGCTACATGGGGGAGCCGGGGCCCGGCTACGCCCGGCTGACCGCGTCTCGGCCCCGGTATCTGATTCGCATCGTGCCCCAGCGCTGGCAGTCGTGGACCGGTGGAGAATGGGCCGCGCACTATTACCGGTGA
- a CDS encoding aminotransferase class V-fold PLP-dependent enzyme: MDQNMDQDLHKTLQLRRVINASGTLTAYGQSAVLPAAAEAACAAMSLFFEMDVLQARASALIARVTGAEAGMVTACASAGITLAVAACMTGTDPARIAQLPDTAGMRDEVLLQMGHAVNYGAPVTQAVRLAGAQVRLVGTVNSTPAALLDTSFTDRTAAALFVVSHHTIQYGYVPLPRFVEIAHGHGVPVVVDAAAEEHMLPKLIATGADLVICSGHKHFRAPTSGLMAGRLDLIQAAYAQNRGIGRGMKVGKEGIVGLMAALEAWEQGYHQAQQEAEQRRIRRMVERLRHLEGIQVREVWPEPDPYPIMRARVTVDPEGAGLNAMALSVLLADGDPTIKVRGHHVEEGYFLIDPFNLSDEEAEFICERIEAIARLPLAEKQAIMQELAGLSSADLWARGGEWPFL; this comes from the coding sequence ATGGATCAAAACATGGACCAGGACCTGCACAAAACGCTCCAGTTGCGTCGGGTCATCAACGCCAGCGGCACCCTGACCGCCTACGGCCAGTCCGCTGTGCTGCCGGCCGCCGCCGAGGCCGCCTGTGCGGCCATGTCCCTCTTCTTCGAAATGGACGTGCTCCAGGCCCGGGCCAGCGCCCTCATTGCCCGGGTCACCGGGGCAGAAGCCGGCATGGTGACCGCCTGCGCATCGGCCGGCATCACCCTGGCCGTGGCCGCCTGCATGACCGGCACCGACCCGGCCCGGATCGCCCAACTGCCTGACACCGCCGGCATGCGGGACGAAGTCCTGCTGCAGATGGGCCATGCGGTGAACTACGGGGCACCGGTGACCCAGGCGGTACGCCTGGCCGGCGCCCAGGTCCGGCTGGTAGGGACGGTGAACAGTACCCCTGCGGCGCTGCTGGATACCAGCTTCACAGATCGAACGGCCGCAGCCCTCTTTGTGGTCTCCCACCACACCATCCAGTACGGCTACGTGCCCCTGCCCCGGTTTGTGGAGATCGCCCACGGCCACGGTGTTCCCGTGGTGGTGGACGCAGCGGCGGAGGAGCACATGTTGCCCAAACTCATCGCCACCGGCGCCGATCTGGTGATCTGTAGCGGCCACAAACATTTCCGGGCGCCCACCTCCGGCCTCATGGCCGGTCGGTTAGACCTGATCCAGGCCGCCTACGCCCAGAACCGGGGGATCGGCCGGGGGATGAAGGTGGGCAAAGAAGGCATTGTGGGCCTCATGGCTGCGCTGGAGGCCTGGGAGCAGGGCTATCACCAGGCCCAGCAGGAGGCCGAGCAGCGGCGGATCCGCCGCATGGTAGAGCGCCTGCGCCACCTGGAAGGCATCCAGGTGCGTGAAGTCTGGCCAGAGCCGGACCCCTATCCCATCATGCGGGCCCGGGTGACGGTGGATCCGGAAGGAGCCGGGCTCAACGCCATGGCCCTCTCGGTGCTGCTGGCCGACGGCGACCCCACCATCAAGGTGCGGGGCCACCACGTGGAAGAGGGCTACTTCCTGATCGACCCCTTCAACCTGAGCGATGAAGAGGCGGAATTCATCTGTGAACGCATCGAAGCCATTGCCCGCCTGCCGCTGGCCGAAAAGCAGGCCATCATGCAGGAGCTGGCCGGCCTCAGCAGCGCCGATCTGTGGGCCCGGGGCGGTGAGTGGCCCTTCCTCTAA
- a CDS encoding extracellular solute-binding protein yields the protein MLRNNVTRRKFLQGLAVTGLGALGAQVMAACAAPGPASSGGATEATGASGEPAATDVTLRVQVPPEAGQSVMPTIFGERFQQETGIKVIIEETIYSEIETKTQTGFISGTLQDLLYGHHRWLFINYLKGIYMEIDDLLASDPPADFDDIYPSVMAGNSWNGKNFSMPGVVHPGGNIAVSYNKQILADKGLPEPQEGWTISDWTELAKAAADEAAGIFGLGFDSMSAMHYYSNFSRSWGSPDSTESWIMDAEGTRLTFNTDLHREIGAWYVDLLESKVAPRKADYIEGSAGRLFVAGFSATHASTVGNVNSFLNQIGGKFEMDAVLLPVGPEGRQGTCYSGNQHMINSATKYPEEAWELLKLYSSTEAGISMVLDGKLQPNGHKSAWTDPKVNEINRMFGVTDRLLTAGIEPYPMPKNTRFTEANNTFQNEIDLIWEGEVSWEEHAPVIEEKVQAILDLPLPE from the coding sequence ATGTTACGAAACAACGTAACCCGTCGAAAATTCTTGCAGGGCCTGGCCGTCACCGGGCTGGGGGCCTTGGGCGCCCAGGTAATGGCCGCCTGTGCCGCGCCGGGGCCTGCCTCCTCGGGCGGCGCCACCGAGGCCACCGGCGCCTCTGGGGAGCCCGCGGCCACCGACGTGACCCTGCGGGTTCAGGTGCCGCCGGAAGCCGGCCAGAGCGTTATGCCCACCATTTTCGGCGAGCGCTTCCAGCAGGAGACGGGCATCAAGGTCATCATCGAGGAGACCATCTACAGCGAGATCGAGACCAAGACCCAGACCGGCTTCATCTCGGGCACCCTGCAGGATCTCCTCTATGGCCACCATCGCTGGCTCTTCATCAACTACCTGAAGGGCATCTACATGGAGATCGACGACCTGCTGGCTTCGGATCCGCCGGCGGATTTCGACGACATCTACCCCAGCGTCATGGCCGGCAACTCGTGGAACGGCAAGAACTTCAGCATGCCGGGCGTGGTACACCCGGGCGGCAACATCGCCGTCAGCTACAACAAGCAGATCCTGGCGGACAAGGGCCTGCCCGAGCCCCAGGAAGGCTGGACCATCAGCGACTGGACGGAGCTGGCCAAGGCGGCGGCAGACGAGGCGGCCGGCATTTTCGGCCTGGGCTTCGACAGCATGAGCGCCATGCACTACTACAGCAACTTCTCCCGCTCCTGGGGCAGCCCGGACTCCACCGAGTCCTGGATCATGGACGCGGAGGGGACTCGCCTGACCTTCAACACCGACCTGCACCGGGAGATCGGCGCCTGGTACGTGGACCTGCTGGAGAGCAAGGTCGCACCCCGTAAGGCCGACTACATCGAAGGCTCCGCCGGGCGGCTCTTCGTGGCCGGCTTCAGCGCCACCCACGCCAGCACCGTGGGCAACGTGAACAGCTTCCTGAATCAGATCGGCGGCAAGTTCGAGATGGACGCGGTCCTGTTGCCTGTGGGGCCGGAAGGGCGCCAGGGGACCTGCTACTCCGGCAACCAGCACATGATCAACTCGGCCACCAAATACCCGGAAGAGGCGTGGGAGCTGCTCAAGCTCTACTCCTCCACCGAGGCAGGCATCTCCATGGTGCTGGACGGCAAGCTGCAGCCCAACGGCCACAAGTCTGCCTGGACCGATCCCAAGGTGAACGAGATCAACCGCATGTTCGGCGTCACCGACCGGCTGCTCACCGCGGGCATCGAGCCGTATCCCATGCCCAAGAACACCCGCTTCACCGAGGCCAACAACACCTTCCAGAACGAGATCGACCTGATCTGGGAGGGTGAGGTCTCGTGGGAAGAGCACGCACCGGTGATCGAGGAGAAGGTGCAGGCCATTCTGGACCTTCCGCTGCCCGAATAA
- a CDS encoding thioredoxin family protein, whose product MAFTLQIGEKAPDFKLPATDGKTYQLSDFDDAEVLVVFFTCNHCPYVLGSDEITRQTAEKFMPRGVKFVGINSNSANTHPDDDFDHMVERMKTHQFPWIYLRDESQEVALAYGALRTPHFYVFDKDRRLIYTGRGIDSPKDPSKMTVNNLEQALEEHLAGKPVSVPLTNPIGCNVKWEGKDAHWMPPEACDLVFN is encoded by the coding sequence ATGGCTTTTACCTTGCAGATCGGCGAAAAGGCCCCGGATTTCAAGCTCCCGGCCACCGACGGCAAGACCTACCAGCTTTCCGACTTTGACGATGCAGAGGTGCTGGTCGTCTTCTTTACCTGCAACCACTGCCCCTATGTGCTGGGTTCGGACGAGATCACCCGCCAGACGGCTGAGAAGTTCATGCCTCGGGGCGTCAAGTTTGTGGGCATCAACTCCAACAGTGCCAACACCCACCCCGACGACGATTTCGACCACATGGTGGAGCGCATGAAGACCCACCAGTTCCCCTGGATCTACCTGCGGGATGAATCCCAGGAGGTGGCGCTGGCCTACGGCGCGTTGCGCACGCCCCACTTCTACGTCTTTGACAAGGATCGCCGCCTGATCTACACCGGCCGCGGCATCGACAGCCCCAAAGATCCCAGCAAGATGACCGTCAACAACCTGGAGCAGGCCCTGGAGGAGCACCTGGCCGGCAAGCCTGTCAGCGTCCCCCTGACCAACCCCATCGGCTGCAACGTGAAGTGGGAAGGTAAAGACGCCCACTGGATGCCGCCTGAAGCCTGTGATCTGGTGTTCAATTAG
- a CDS encoding aminotransferase class V-fold PLP-dependent enzyme — MSIYEELGIRPIINASATLTRLGGSLMPPEVIEAMVEASRHFVDLDELQRRVGEELARLTHNEAAYVSAGAAAGLVLATAACITGTDPAAIRQLPDLTGLKNEVIVHKSHRNGYDHAVRQVGVKLVEIGYATGTAPWELERAINERTAAVFWFQGAMTGRGDLPLETVIEIASARGVPVVVDAAAQLPPVENLWRFTQMGAALAIFSGGKDLRGPQSSGLVVGRKDLIEAIRLNGNPNHSIGRPMKVGKEEMVGLLAAVKRYLALDHEARASQDEEVVAGWCAALNQIPGVKAERSFPNEAGQPLPRARVTFDAAQIGLSRDEVVARLAQGTPSIAVALAGADGIYLNPMTLADGEEQVVLDRLLAVLQG, encoded by the coding sequence ATGTCCATCTATGAAGAACTGGGCATCCGCCCCATCATCAACGCCAGCGCAACCCTGACCCGGCTGGGCGGCTCCCTCATGCCGCCCGAAGTGATCGAGGCCATGGTCGAAGCGTCCAGGCATTTTGTGGACCTGGACGAACTGCAACGACGGGTCGGTGAAGAGCTGGCCCGGCTGACCCACAACGAAGCGGCCTACGTCAGCGCCGGCGCCGCAGCGGGCCTGGTCCTGGCCACGGCCGCCTGCATCACCGGCACCGACCCGGCTGCCATCCGCCAGTTGCCAGACCTGACCGGCCTGAAGAACGAAGTGATCGTCCACAAATCCCACCGCAACGGCTACGACCACGCGGTGCGGCAGGTGGGGGTGAAGCTGGTGGAGATCGGCTACGCCACCGGTACCGCGCCCTGGGAGCTGGAGCGGGCCATCAACGAACGGACCGCAGCGGTCTTCTGGTTCCAGGGGGCCATGACCGGCCGGGGGGACCTGCCCCTGGAGACCGTCATCGAGATTGCCAGCGCGCGGGGTGTGCCGGTGGTGGTGGATGCGGCCGCCCAGTTGCCGCCGGTGGAAAACCTCTGGCGTTTCACCCAGATGGGCGCGGCCCTGGCCATCTTCAGCGGCGGCAAGGACCTGCGGGGGCCCCAATCCTCGGGCCTGGTGGTGGGCCGTAAGGACCTCATCGAGGCTATCCGCCTCAACGGCAACCCCAACCACAGCATCGGTCGCCCCATGAAGGTGGGCAAGGAGGAGATGGTCGGTCTGCTGGCCGCGGTCAAACGCTACCTGGCGCTGGATCACGAGGCCCGGGCTTCCCAGGACGAAGAGGTGGTGGCCGGCTGGTGCGCTGCCCTGAACCAGATCCCCGGTGTCAAAGCGGAGCGTTCCTTCCCCAACGAGGCCGGCCAGCCCCTGCCCCGGGCACGGGTGACCTTCGATGCCGCGCAGATTGGCCTCAGCCGGGACGAGGTGGTGGCCCGGCTGGCCCAGGGAACGCCGTCCATTGCCGTGGCCCTGGCCGGCGCCGACGGCATCTACCTGAACCCCATGACCCTGGCTGACGGGGAAGAACAGGTGGTGCTGGATCGGCTGCTGGCTGTCCTGCAGGGTTGA
- a CDS encoding carboxymuconolactone decarboxylase family protein, whose amino-acid sequence MARLEPLALDQVDPSLQEVVHQAQERLPQFMNQVLTLAHHPRIARDLVTLYLGFQEESRVERRLIELAVLTVSHLNRCVYCVSHHTPLGEQAGLSPGALADLRAGRAAESPHLSPLEKLVVAYAEQVTRDARRVPRSLWAELQTHFDEAQLVELTVRIALANFFNRLNDALQIDLEPGVDALL is encoded by the coding sequence ATGGCCAGATTGGAACCACTGGCGCTGGACCAGGTGGATCCTTCTTTGCAGGAAGTCGTCCACCAGGCCCAGGAGCGCCTGCCCCAGTTCATGAACCAGGTGCTCACCCTGGCCCATCACCCGCGCATCGCCCGGGACCTGGTGACCCTTTACCTGGGTTTTCAGGAGGAGAGCCGGGTGGAGCGCCGCCTGATCGAGCTGGCCGTGCTGACGGTCAGCCACCTCAACCGCTGCGTCTACTGTGTCAGCCATCACACACCCCTGGGGGAGCAGGCCGGCCTCTCCCCCGGGGCCCTGGCCGACCTCCGGGCGGGGCGGGCGGCCGAAAGTCCCCACCTCTCGCCCCTGGAAAAGCTGGTGGTGGCCTACGCGGAACAGGTGACCCGGGACGCGCGGCGGGTCCCCCGCTCCCTCTGGGCTGAGCTGCAGACCCACTTCGACGAGGCCCAGCTGGTGGAACTGACGGTGCGCATCGCCCTGGCCAATTTCTTCAACCGCCTGAACGACGCCCTCCAGATCGACCTGGAACCTGGTGTGGATGCTCTGCTCTGA
- a CDS encoding GNAT family N-acetyltransferase, whose amino-acid sequence MEIVVRHAEPGDYLALHRIYTGPRAAAGTLQLPFRSAEHYRKWVEESVDNRFALVACVEGEVVGGLTLSISTNPRRRHVGHIGMAVRDDWQGRGVGTALMHSALDLADNWLGLTRVELDVYTDNDAALALYQKFGFVIEGTHTAFAFRGGAYVDAYSMARVRVP is encoded by the coding sequence ATGGAAATCGTCGTGCGCCACGCGGAGCCTGGGGATTACCTGGCTTTGCACCGCATCTACACCGGTCCCCGCGCCGCGGCAGGAACCCTGCAGCTGCCCTTCCGTTCTGCGGAGCACTACCGCAAGTGGGTGGAAGAATCGGTCGACAACCGCTTTGCGCTGGTGGCCTGTGTCGAGGGCGAGGTGGTCGGTGGCCTGACCCTCTCCATCTCCACCAACCCGCGCCGGCGCCACGTGGGGCACATCGGCATGGCCGTGCGGGATGACTGGCAGGGCCGGGGCGTGGGGACCGCGCTCATGCACTCCGCCCTGGACCTGGCCGACAACTGGCTGGGGCTCACCCGCGTTGAACTGGACGTGTACACCGACAACGACGCGGCCCTGGCCCTTTACCAGAAGTTCGGCTTTGTCATCGAAGGTACCCATACGGCCTTTGCCTTCCGCGGGGGTGCGTATGTGGACGCCTACTCCATGGCCCGGGTTCGGGTTCCCTGA
- a CDS encoding mandelate racemase/muconate lactonizing enzyme family protein produces the protein MKITEIKTYLMHANVPNSSGWKARNWLFVKVFTDEGIYGVGEASGWPRVVETAIQDLATILVGENPFEIEKIWQKMYLAMMGHGMTGIVGSGAMTGIEMALWDIKGKALGVPVAELLGGKIRDRVRLYAHAHSAERAQELVERGFTALKTGGVTDPLSKVDAIRRAVGPEIDLMVDIHGPPWLTTKDAIRMGQALEAYDLLFYEDPVAPEDVEALARVAAHVNLPIAAGERHAGMWGVRELIEREIIDVVQPDTGRAGGLLQMKKIAALAEAHYVTFAPHDGSLGPVAEIAAVHLCATLPNFLILEHLEDDVPQRYEVMQPQPTIVDGFMLVPEGPGLGVDIVEEVVARYPSHGNVSPPNLDEYTYVRARERRAAWLRPKGRGTTGDFV, from the coding sequence GTGAAAATTACCGAGATCAAAACCTATCTGATGCACGCCAACGTGCCGAACAGCAGCGGCTGGAAGGCCCGCAACTGGCTCTTCGTCAAGGTTTTCACCGATGAGGGCATTTATGGCGTAGGCGAGGCCAGCGGCTGGCCCCGGGTGGTGGAAACGGCCATCCAGGATCTGGCCACCATCCTGGTGGGCGAAAACCCCTTCGAGATCGAGAAGATCTGGCAGAAGATGTACCTGGCCATGATGGGCCACGGCATGACTGGCATCGTGGGCAGCGGCGCCATGACCGGCATCGAGATGGCCCTCTGGGACATCAAGGGCAAGGCCCTGGGCGTCCCGGTGGCCGAGCTGTTGGGCGGCAAGATCCGGGACCGGGTGCGCCTCTACGCCCACGCCCATTCGGCGGAGCGAGCTCAGGAGCTGGTGGAGCGGGGCTTCACCGCGCTGAAGACCGGCGGTGTCACCGATCCGTTGAGCAAGGTGGACGCCATCCGCCGGGCTGTCGGCCCGGAGATCGACCTGATGGTGGACATCCACGGCCCGCCCTGGCTGACCACCAAAGACGCCATCCGCATGGGCCAGGCGCTGGAGGCCTACGACCTCCTGTTTTACGAAGATCCGGTGGCGCCTGAGGATGTGGAGGCCCTGGCCCGGGTGGCGGCCCACGTCAATCTGCCCATCGCTGCCGGGGAACGTCACGCGGGCATGTGGGGCGTGCGGGAGCTCATCGAGCGGGAGATCATTGATGTGGTCCAGCCGGACACCGGCCGGGCCGGCGGGCTCCTGCAGATGAAAAAGATCGCCGCGCTGGCCGAAGCCCATTACGTGACCTTCGCCCCCCACGACGGTTCCCTGGGCCCGGTGGCCGAGATCGCAGCGGTGCACCTCTGCGCCACCCTGCCCAACTTCCTCATCCTGGAGCATCTGGAGGACGACGTGCCCCAGCGCTACGAGGTCATGCAGCCCCAGCCCACCATCGTGGATGGCTTCATGCTGGTGCCAGAGGGGCCAGGGCTGGGGGTCGACATTGTGGAAGAGGTGGTCGCCCGCTACCCATCCCACGGCAATGTCTCGCCGCCCAACCTGGACGAATACACCTACGTGCGGGCCCGGGAACGGCGGGCGGCCTGGCTGCGGCCCAAAGGGCGGGGCACCACCGGCGATTTTGTCTGA